A segment of the Epinephelus fuscoguttatus linkage group LG23, E.fuscoguttatus.final_Chr_v1 genome:
CACATCAGTTCAGAAGTGATGCTCCGTGGTGACagcagtgatgacatcatcgtAGTCATCGTCCAATCCCTCCTCGGCCTGGGTGGGCGGGGTTATCACCACGGAGACGAGCAGGTCATTTCCTACAGTCAGAGCAGGTTAGAAAGAGTTCTGTTAGAGACAAGTGTCAGTCATCAACacctgattgattgattgattgattgattgattgattgatacctCTTTGTCGTTGACGATATAAAGACACCATGATGAAAGTGGAGATGCAGTACGGACAGAACACCACCAGGTGGCAGACCACTCTGAACACAAGGTGGAGGTGGTCTGAGTCAGGGGGCGGGGCTGCAGATGTGGGCAGGGTCAATGTAGGAGGTGGAGCTGTGGTTGGAGGTCTACCTGTAGAGAGAATCCCACCTGGTCAGGTGACTATCTGGATGAATGAACTCCTGAAATCAAAGGTAACCTCCTGacctgtgacagtgagccagctgGGTGGAGACTCTCCATGACCTGTGATGTCACACTTGTAGAGGCCTTCATCAGACCTGGTTACATGGCGGatggtcatgtgacctgcaggCTCAGTCCTGATGAAGGAGCCATCTTTATAGAAAGCAGCTGGGAGGTTGGAGGACGTCTTTGTTTTACAGTGCAGAGTGACATCATGTCCCTCCATCACAGGGAGGACAGGACTCTGCAGGATCACTGATCCACctcaacacagagacaaactacAGCATTTCATCCATTTACACACAGCTTCATCAACACTGACTCCACAGTCTGATCTTACCAGTGACACTGATGGTGATGCTCTTACTGGTTGCTCCCTCTCTGGACTCACACCAGTAAACTCCACTGTGCCATGAGACTGTCACACTGATGATACAGGAAGAACCAGCAAGTTTTCCCCAGTCAGCTCCGCACTCTGCTCTGGTTTCATCGCTTGTGTTCCTCCTCAAAGTCCATCCAGCAGAGCTGTCGTCCTCCTCGCAGCTCAGAGAGACAGACTCGTCTTCAAACATCTGAGAGCTGCTGGGACTCACAGTCAGAGAGgctgcagggaggaggaggaggaggaggatagaCACATTAAAAGCTGAAGCCACTGACAGAtctcagtttgtgtttgtgtccaacaTCATGTGATTAATGTAACGTCTAATGTGTCCTTCAGTCCATGTGAGGACACAAACTGGTCCTTTCCTTGCAGACCTATCTAGACTTTGTGCAGACAAAGGAGGAGGACAGGCAGACTCCCCATCAACCTCTCAACCTGTGTCTTTGGATCTTTGTCAGTCTGAAGTCTTAAATCCTCCCTGTGTGACCTCCAGTGACTCTTCTATCAGTGTTtgtcacacacagtcagtgagTTTGAGACGTGACAGAAGAAGTTTACTGACCTTGGTTTGTTGTGCAGCTCAGCAGTGAGGTCAGACCTGAAGACAAAGAACACTCAGGTTAGTTTGAGAGACAACAACTGTGACCTCAGAGAAGATGGAGTCCACACTCAGTCCTCACATTGTCTTCCTGCTCTAACTTTACTGTGTCTGTCAGGATGTGAATGCAGCACTAAGAGTCACAGCAGCTACAAGTCAGAGAATCATCTGACACAAATACCACATTTCTCTTTGAACAGGAACTTGAAGgcaacacagagcaaacacacagagagtcGGCTCCTTTGAGTGAGTACATGTGGACGACTGATAGATAACTTTGACATGTCTGACACACTGCAGCTCAGTCTGCTAACCCTTGAACATACAGTTAGTCTTCagatgatgtcacttcctgctcCTACAGGTTGTGTTGGACTAAAGTAAAAACCTTTTCTGAACGTATCAAACGATGATGTAACGAGTGAATTCAGACAGAACAGAGTGAACTTACAGA
Coding sequences within it:
- the LOC125883790 gene encoding Fc receptor-like protein 5 isoform X1 yields the protein MFEDESVSLSCEEDDSSAGWTLRRNTSDETRAECGADWGKLAGSSCIISVTVSWHSGVYWCESREGATSKSITISVTGGSVILQSPVLPVMEGHDVTLHCKTKTSSNLPAAFYKDGSFIRTEPAGHMTIRHVTRSDEGLYKCDITGHGESPPSWLTVTGRPPTTAPPPTLTLPTSAAPPPDSDHLHLVFRVVCHLVVFCPYCISTFIMVSLYRQRQRGNDLLVSVVITPPTQAEEGLDDDYDDVITAVTTEHHF
- the LOC125883790 gene encoding Fc receptor-like protein 5 isoform X2; its protein translation is MGQTSLQRLVCLTSLLSCTTNQASLTVSPSSSQMFEDESVSLSCEEDDSSAGWTLRRNTSDETRAECGADWGKLAGSSCIISVTVSWHSGVYWCESREGATSKSITISVTGGSVILQSPVLPVMEGHDVTLHCKTKTSSNLPAAFYKDGSFIRTEPAGHMTIRHVTRSDEGLYKCDITGHGESPPSWLTVTGQEVTFDFRSSFIQIVT